From the Desulfallas thermosapovorans DSM 6562 genome, the window ACATATTTGAAGGTATAATATTCCAGGCTGTAGACAGAATGCAGTTTCGGTCATAAACAAGGAGATAGTTGGGACAAAGAAAGTAAATTTGGGAAGAATAGAGAAGGCTTTACAATACTTAAAAAGCGGAGGTTTTGTCCAATGCCGGTGCCTGCAAAGTATGTTTGGCTGCCGGTAGGAAGTGATGAAACCTCCGCCCAATATATTTGGTACTCCCTTACCAGTCAATTGACTAAAATTTACCCGGTAGCCGGCAGTTGCCGATAGCAGACATCATTTATCGCAAGAATTTTTTGCACAACATTCCAGGGATAGTTTATAATAAATGGCGGTAGTAAATAGAAAGCCTACATTTCGAACAAACTCTACCCTGAAAAAGTGTTGGGTAATTTTCATCCCCTGCCGGTGTTGCGATAGCGGTATGGATGTCTGAAAGGATGTGTCTATAATGGTCGGAGTAGAAATCGATATGGTTGTTACAGACAGCTTGAAAGCATTGGAATTATACGAAAAAATATTTGATATCCAGCGTGTTGAGGTTACAGATTTTCCGAAAGGTGAAAATGAAGTTGTTTTTACCCTGTACGGGGTACGTTTTCACATGTTGGATGAAAACCCGCAATTTGAACTGAGAGCACCAACCCCGGATCAACCCAAAGCCATTTGGTTTAACATTCTTGTCCCTGACATCGAGGAAACATTTTCAAAGGCGATCAGCGCCGGCTGCACTGTAGTGCAACCTGTGACGGAATTGCCTGATTATGGAGTATCAAACGCCATATTTAGCGATTCTTTCGGCTATATATGGATGCTGCATCAAATACATAAAGAGGTGAGTTTTGAGGAACGCATACGACTTTGGGAGGAAAAAAAGGGGTAATCAAC encodes:
- a CDS encoding VOC family protein; translated protein: MVGVEIDMVVTDSLKALELYEKIFDIQRVEVTDFPKGENEVVFTLYGVRFHMLDENPQFELRAPTPDQPKAIWFNILVPDIEETFSKAISAGCTVVQPVTELPDYGVSNAIFSDSFGYIWMLHQIHKEVSFEERIRLWEEKKG